The genomic interval CCGCGGGCTGCACGATCCCCACCCCCGCCGAGAACTGGAGCTACGCCTCCTCCACCGACGGCCTCAAATACCGCGAAATCACCTACACCTCGGGGGTGGCCGCGCTGGTCAGCAAGGCCGGGGAATATCGCCACACCCACGACCCCCAGCCCATGCAGGCCATACTCACCGAACTGCGCGGCACCGGCACCTGGCCCGCCCTGGTGATGGCCGACCACGGGTGGGCGGGGGCCGCCGGTGAGGCCGGCATCGAAACCGTCGGCTTCGCCGACTGCAACGATCCGGCACTCTTCGTCGGCCAAGCCGAAGGGAAGATCGCGGTCACCGTCCCGCTCGACGACGGCATCTCCCCCACCCACTACCGCCCGCTCATCGCCTACCTCTTGGCCCGCGCCGGTTTAGCGGACTGAGTCCAGCGGGCGGCATGTCGCTCGGCACGCTGTCTCCCCGCCCGGCGCGGGCAGCGGTGTGTGGCAGGCTGGTGGCGGACAGTGTTCAGGTTGCGGCCAACTGGAAGTCGGACTGGGACGGTAGGCATCGCTGGTGAGAATCTGCCGTAGAACCCGTGGCGCACTCGTCGCCGTCGCCGTAAGTGCCCTGGCCGTGAGTTGTTCGTCCGAGCCGGCCGCCGACTTCACCGCCACC from Nocardia goodfellowii carries:
- a CDS encoding phosphatase encodes the protein MAVASGSRIDRETLREHLVRTRIAGEVATSREANLANFRLMVARDPRYQFGLRLREWTFEETLATMARLCGVNPDPAHVHGVDTIDPDRTIDALDAMAERIAHAARHRSTVLFATGHPATLMGVYRAVADKLLAAGCTIPTPAENWSYASSTDGLKYREITYTSGVAALVSKAGEYRHTHDPQPMQAILTELRGTGTWPALVMADHGWAGAAGEAGIETVGFADCNDPALFVGQAEGKIAVTVPLDDGISPTHYRPLIAYLLARAGLAD